One Methylophilus sp. TWE2 DNA segment encodes these proteins:
- a CDS encoding MipA/OmpV family protein, with amino-acid sequence MTSYHAYFLAGACLALTLQSNTATAESRIDRQTETAVPRSQNLYGIGVGVLPKTSGSDEYRALVLPIINANYGDRFFINALQAGAWLLDSEDQRLRFGLSAEAKFGWDASKGDRTRGMDDRDFSIFVGPLLRWQTDYGTFNAQWTTDASGNSDGQQFQVQYIKSLVRSPQLRLNGLVGATWNSQKFNDYYFGVRRDEVTPNRPFYRAGSGVEWQLGINGMMPAFQNHSLLFGAFVTRLSNEQNDSPITETRIQPLAYVGYSIPF; translated from the coding sequence CTGGCAGGTGCCTGCCTGGCCCTGACGTTGCAGAGCAATACGGCCACTGCAGAATCGCGCATAGACCGTCAAACCGAAACCGCGGTGCCCAGGTCACAAAACCTGTATGGTATTGGCGTCGGTGTCCTGCCAAAGACTTCCGGCTCGGACGAATACCGCGCGCTGGTGTTACCGATTATCAATGCCAACTACGGTGACCGTTTTTTTATCAACGCATTGCAGGCGGGCGCCTGGTTGCTGGACAGTGAAGACCAGCGTTTGCGGTTTGGCTTGTCGGCCGAAGCAAAGTTTGGTTGGGATGCCAGCAAAGGCGACCGCACGCGCGGCATGGACGACAGAGACTTTTCAATTTTTGTCGGCCCGCTGCTTCGTTGGCAAACCGACTATGGCACATTTAATGCGCAATGGACGACAGACGCCAGTGGCAACAGCGATGGCCAGCAGTTCCAGGTGCAATATATCAAGAGCCTGGTCCGCTCACCGCAACTACGCCTGAACGGGCTGGTCGGTGCAACCTGGAACAGCCAGAAATTCAATGACTACTATTTTGGTGTACGCCGCGATGAAGTCACTCCCAACCGGCCGTTTTACCGCGCAGGTTCAGGCGTTGAGTGGCAGCTTGGCATCAATGGCATGATGCCTGCCTTTCAAAATCATTCCTTGCTGTTTGGCGCATTTGTCACTCGCCTCAGTAATGAGCAAAATGACAGCCCGATTACCGAAACCAGAATCCAGCCCTTGGCCTATGTAGGTTACAGCATCCCGTTTTAA